From the genome of Streptomyces sp. FXJ1.172:
CGACCGGCTGCCCACCCGCCGCAGCAGGCCCGCCTACCACCGCGACGGCCGGATGGTGGGGTACGCACTGCTCGGGCCCGAGGCCAAACCCTCCCGTTCTTCGGGCACGTTCCGCCGCCGCGTCTTCTGGCTGCTGCCGCACGACCGTGACACCGAGCCCGACGGCCTGTACGCCACCGGGGCACCGGCGGAGGCAGTGGACCCGCGCACCCTCGCCCCGGGTACCAAGGGCCGCAAGACGGAACGCTCGGGCGGCGGCCCCCCACCCCCCGCGGTACAGAAACTGGGCATCACCCTGCCGCTGTGACGGCGCCGGAGCCCCCCGTACCGCCGAGCCCGCTTGGGTGATTACGGCGTAATCACCCACCTGGCGGGCGCCGTGGACCGCCACCGGAGTGATTACGCCGTAATCACCCAAGCGGCGGGCTCCCCAGGACGCCGGGGTGATTACGCCGTAATCACCCGAGGGGAGAGCCCCGCGGGCCCGCAGGGTGATTAGGGGGGTGAGGAACATCCGTGTCAGATCGTGCGCTAAGCCTTCGCGGCCCTGTTCGGCGCTTTGACCTGGGCTGATCGTACGGCGGAGCCTTCGCGGGTCGATGTTGTCGATCTTCGGAGGCCCTGGTGGCGGTCGAGTTCTTGTCGGATCAACAGGCAGCCCAGTACGCGGCGTTCAACGGAGCGCCGTCTCGTGCGGAGCTGGAGCGGTATTTCTTCCTGGATGACTCGGATCTGGAGAAGGTGCAGGCCAAGCGGCGTGCGCACAACCGGCTCGGGTTCGCGGTCCAGCTGACGAGTGTGCGGTACTTGGGCCGGTTCATGCCGGACCCGCGGCAGGTGCCGGCGGAGGTCGCCGAGTACTTGGCCGAGCAGCTGGGGATCGCCGATGCGTCATGCCTGAAGGAGTACGGGGAGCGTGACGGGACGGCCCGAACGCACGCTGGTGAGTTCGAGCTGACTCCGCCGCTCGACTCGGACGCGGACGAGGCATGGCGGACCCAGCTGGTCACCCGGTTCGGCACTGTGCGGCCGTTTCTGAAGCTGTTGGTGACGGTGGTCGACTTCGGCGCTACCCCGGAGGGCCTGCCTGAATGCCTTGAAGTCGCTGCCGGACCTGATGGGCCGGAAGAAGGTCGGCCCCGCCGAGATCGACACCGGTTTGCTGGTCGGGTCGTGGCGGCGGCTGGTGCTGTCCGCGCCGCACCTGGAGCCGGGCTGGAAGGCGTACGCGTTCTGCGTGCTGGAGCACCTGCACCGGATGGTGCGCCGGCGGGAGGTGTTCGCGAAGAACTCCTCCAAGTGGGGCGACCCCCGTGCCAAGCTCCTCGACGGCGAGGCGTGGCAACAGACCAAGCCCACCGTGCTCGCCTCCCTCAACCTGCCCGCCGAGCCCGGGGAGCACCTGGCCGCGCGGGCCGCGCTGCTGGACGGCACCTACCGCGAGGTCGCCGCCCGGGTGCCGGCGAACTCCCAGATCGTGTTCGACGACGACGGACGGCTGCACTTCGCCGCCCTGGAACCGGAACCCGAACCCGCCTCCCTGCGGGCCCTGCGGGAGGCGGTGGAGGCGATGCTCCCCCGCGTCGACCTGCCGGAGGCCCTGCTGGAGGTGTTCTCCTGGACCGGCGCCGACCAGGCGTTCACCTCTGTCACCGGCGGCGAGCGAGGCTGAAGGACCTGCACGTGACGATCGCCGCGCTGCTGGTCTCGCACAGCTGCAACGTCGGCTACACCGGTCATCGGGGCCGCGGACGCGCTGAAGTACGGCCGTCTCTCTCATGTCGACCAGACCTATCTGCGGCTGGCGACGTACCGGGCGGCGAACGCCACGCTGATCGACTACCAGGCCTCCGTCCCGCTCGCGCAAGCGTGGGGCGGCGGCCTGGTCGCCTCCGTGGACGGCATGCGGTTCGTCGTCCCGGTGCCGTCGGTGTACGCGCGGCCGAACCCGAAGTACTTCGGGCGCCGCGGCGGCGCCACCTGGCTCAACATGATCAACGACCAGGCCGCGGGGCTCGGCGGGAAGGTCGTGGCTGGCACCCCGCGCGACTCCCTGTACGTGCTGGACGTCCTCTACGACCGCGATGGCGGCAAGCGCCCCGAGATGATCGTCACCGACACCGCAAGCTACAGCGACATTGTCTTCGGTCTCCTGACCTTGGCGGGGTTCGCGTACGCGCCGCAGCTCGCTGACCTGCCGGATCAGAAGATGTGGCGCATCGACCGCAGCGCCGACTACGGCGTGTTCCAGGACGCGGCCCGTGGCCGGGTCGACCTCGCGAGGATCGAACGCCATTGGGAGGACATCCTGCGGATCACCGGCTCCATCCACACCGGCGCCGTGCGCGCGTACGACGTGATCCGGATGCTGTCGCGGGACGGGCGTCCGACGCCGCTCGGCGACGCGATCGCCCACTACGGGCGGATCTCCAAGACCTTGCATATTCTGCGCATCGCGGACGAGTCCGGCTATCGGCGGCAGATCAAGAGCCAGGCCAACCTCCAGGAGGGCCGCCACTCCCTTGCACGGAAGATCTTCCACGGCAGGCACGGGCAGCTCTACCAGCGTTACCAGGACGGAATGGAGGACCAGATCGGGGCATTGGGGTACGTCCTGAACGCCCTTGTCCTGTTCAACACCCGGTACATGGACGCCGCGGTGAACCAGCTGCGCGCGGACGGCTTCGACGTCCGCGACGAGGACGTGGCCCGCCTCTCCCCGTTCGTAAGGCACCACGTCAACATGCTCGGCCGGTACTCGTTCCAGCTGCCCGAACTGCCGGGCGGCCTGCGCCCGCTGCGCGACCCGGACGCGGCCGAAGAGGTGTGACCCGGGTGCGGTGACCGTCACCGCCGGGGCTGTCCCAGCGGTGACGCTTGCACTGGTCACCGGCTCGTAGGGGGCCGGGAGCCGCCACACCGGCGGAGGGTGTGGCGGCTATTGCGTGGCGGCGGGTGCGGTAGGCGGCCGGTGAGAGTTCCGGGCTGCTGCTGGGCCGGGACTGGGGTGCGGGCGGCCGCCACACCGGGTGGGGGCGGCGGCCGTGGGCGGAATCGGATCGTGGTTCGAGTCAGTCAGCAGAGCGGCGGATCAGCCCGGCGTCACCGCACCCGCTGGCACTCCGAACCACTCCTCCAGCGCCTCCGCCAGCCCGGCCGTCGATGTCGGCGCCTGCGCCCCCGCGTCGGCCGCCCAGGCCGTGAAGCCGTCCGGACGGACGAGGACCGCCGCCAGTTCCGGGCGGGACGGGCAGCCGGCCGTCAGGGTGTGGACGCGGCTGGCATACCCCGCAGCGAGGGCCCGGAGCTCCGGGTCGTCGGTGAGGTCGAGCAGGAGCGCCCGGCCACCGTGGAGGTGGTCCGCGAGGCGGCTGCCGTCAGTGAGTTCGAGGTCCGGGGTGCTGCGGCCGGTCAGCGGGTGCTCGCCCGGCATCTTGTACCGCACCCCGCCACCGTTGAGCCGTGCGGTGAGGTACGTGGTGCCCGCGACCGTCTCCGCCAGGTCGCTGACGATCTCGCGCAGGGCCCGGGACTGCGGGTCCGGGCGCATGGCCGCGACCTGGGACCGGGTCCAGTTTAGGACCCACGCACCGACCGGATGCCGCTCGGAGGTGTACGTGTCCAGCAGCCTTTCCGGCGCCCGGCCGCCGATCACCGCGGCGAGCTTCCAGCCGAGGTTCATTGCGTCCCCGATACCCAGGCTCAGCCCCTGGCTCCCGAACGCGGAGTGCACGTGCGCTGCGTCGCCCGCCAGCAGCACCCGGCCCTTGCGGTACTCGGTGACCTGGCGGGCGTGGTCGGTGAAGCGGGTCGCGGTCCGCACCCCGGTGATCGTGACGTCCACGCCGGATACGTGACGCAGCCGCGCTTGGAGGTCCTCGGTGGTGACCGGCGCGTCCCGGTCGGCCGGCGGGCCGTCGAACTCCACGGTGACGACGCGGCCCGGCATCGGCCCGTGGGCGTATACCCCGGTGTCCGTGGCGGTCCAGCCGACCTTCAGGTCCTCGGCGCCGGTCATCTCCACGACCGCCTGGTGACAGGTGATCTCCGGGTCCGTACCGGGAAATTCGAACCCCGCGAGCTTGCGGACCGTGCTGCGGCCGCCGTCGCAGCCCACGAGCCAGCCGGCGCGTATGGCCCCGTGGCTGGTTCGCACGGTGACGGCCTCGTCGTCCGCGTCGAAGCCGGTCAGCTCCACTCCCTGGCGCACGTCGACGCCGAGTTCGTCCGCCCGCTCGCCGAGCAGCCGCTCGATGTCCTGCTGCGTCACGAAAGCGATCTCGGCGGCGGGTCCGGCGTCGCCGAGGCCCGGCTCCGTACGGTCGACCAGGTCGGCGCGCAGCATGATTCCGGCGAAGTGCCCGACGATCCCGAGCCCTTGGCCCGCGGCCCCGCCTGCGTCCCCGCCGTTCCGCTCGCGTATGAATGCCTGGAAGCGGTCTATTGCCTGCTGGTGCACCTTGGCCAGCGCGGGCAGCAAACCCCGGCGGTACAGCGCCTCGGCGCTGGGCGTGGTGATCGCCCCGCCCTTGATCGTCGGGTTCACTTCGGTGAGGCGCTCCAGGACGGCCACCCGCGTGCCTCCGAGCCGGAGCTCGCAGGCCAGCATCAGTCCGACCGGGCCGCCTCCGGCCACCACTACGTCATAGTCCATGGCGCCCACTAGGAACTTCCTCTCCGGCCGCCGTGCGGGCGACCGCTGTTGACGGTAGGGGGGCGGGTCTGTTCAGGTGGCGCTGCCCACCGGAGCGATGCGGGCGAGCGCGCCGATCTCGAGCGCGGTCCACAGGGCGCCGTCGGGACCGACGGTGATGCCGTGCGGTTCGGAGCGGGGAGTGGGCAGGTCGTGGACGGTGACGGAGCCGTCGGGGGTGATCGTGCCGACGCGGTTGCCTCCCCATTCGGTGAACCAGGCGGTGCCCTGTTCATCGACTGTGACGGCGTGCGGCCGTGCGGCGCGGTCGGGCAGCGGGAACTCGGTGATCTGCCCGTCGGGAGTGATCCGGCCGATCTGGCCGGCGGCGATCTCGGTGAACCACAGAGCACCGTCGCGGCCCGCGGCGATCCCCACCGGCGCCGCTTCCTTCGTCGGCAGGGAGTGGAGGGTGACCGCGCCGTTCATGTCGATCCGGCCGATGGCGGTGGCCTGGTTGAGGGTGAACCACATCCCGCCGTCGCCGCCGGCGGTGATCGCGGACGGGAACGCACCCGTGACGGGGAGCGGGAACTCGGTGACGTCGCCGTCGATGGTGATGCGGCCGATGCGGTCGGCGGCGGTCTCGGTGAACCACAGCGCACCGTCGGGCCCCGCCGCGATGCCGAACGGCCCGCAGCCGGGTGTGGGCACGTCGAATTCGTCGATGTCGCCGTCGATGGTGATGCGGCCGATGCGGTCGGCGGCGGTCTCGGTGAACCACAGCGCGCCATCCGGGCCGGGCGTGATGACGGTCGGTCCGCAGTCGGGGTCGAGGCGGTGGCTCGCCGGTTCTTCGCCGGGGACGAGCCGGCCGATCCGGCCGCTCTGCACGAGGGTGAACCACAGCGCGCCGTCCGGTCCCGTGGTGAGGGCGTAGGGTCCGGCCACTCTGTCGGCCACCGTGTGCTCTTCGACGGTCACGTGGGTCACAGAGGCCTCCCCAGGCCGTGCTCGGCGGCGATGCGTTGGATGTCGGCCGGGGTTCCGGCCATGATGGTGCGGGCGTGCTCGGTGACCAGGTCGGCGGGCCAGTCCCACCACGAGGCGCGCCGCAGCCGCTCGATGTCGGCGTCGGTGAAGCGCTGCCGGATAGGTCTGGCCGGGTTGCCGCCGACGATCGTGTAAGGCGGGACGTCGGCGGTGACCATGGCGCCGGCCGCGATGATGGCGCCGTCGCCGATCCGCACGCCGGCCATGACGGTCGCCCGGTAGCCGAACCAGACGTCGTTGCCGACGACCGTGTCACCGCGGCTGGGCATGGCGGTGACGATGTCCAGGGTCTGCTCGGCCCACCGGCCGCCGAACATGGTGAACGGGTACGTGGACACCCCCATCGCCGGATGCCCGGCACCGGCCATCAAGAAGGTGGTTCCCGAGGCGATCGCGCAGTACTTGCCGATGACGAGACGCTCCGGCCCGTAGGCGTAGAGGACGTTGCGGCGCTCGAAGTCCGTGGCGCCGTCCGGATCGTCGTAATACGTGTAATCGCCCACGTCGATGTTCGGCGAAGTGACCAGTGGTTTGAGGAACGCCACGCGCTCGTGTGCGGGCAGCGGGTGGACGGTGGTCGGATCAGGCGACAAGGTGCGCTCCTTTGCTGGGCAGGAACCGGACGTGACTCCATGCGTTGGGCTGTCAGGCGCTCTCGGGGCCGGACGGGGTGACCCATTCGGGCAGCGCCGCTCCGCTGCCTACGACCGCATGCGATGCACCCATGCGGATCCCCCTCAATCGGTAGTTGCGCCCGGCCACGGTCGACGCGAGTGGCGATACACCCGAGCGCTCTAAAGCAGCCAGTGGCTGCGTTAGGCGACTATAAGGAGGATCGCCCCACAAACGCAAGTCCTGGCTGCGTTAAGGTGAGGGCATGAACGAACGACAGCGAGCCCGGCGGCCCGGCGGGCGCAGCGCCCGCGTCGGCACGCAGGTGCACCAGGCCGTCACCGACCTGATCAGCGAGCACGGCTACGGCAACTTCACCGTCGGCGACGTCGCAGCCCGCGCAGGCGTAGCCGACAGCAGCATCTACCGCCGGTGGGGCAGCCTGGAAACCCTGCTCACCGACGTGGCGCTCACCCGCCTCAACGCGCAGTCGCCGATGCCCGACACCGGGAGCCTGGCCGGCGACCTGCGCACTTACGCGGCCCAAGTGGCCCGAGAGATCACCGGACCCGACGGCCCGGCGGTGCTGCACCTAGCCGTCGCCCTGTCGAGCAGCGGTCAGCTGCAGGCTGGTGACGACCTCCGCGCCGAACGCATGCGGCAATTGCAGTCCATGCTCGATCGCGCCCGCGAACGCGGCGAGCACGCACCCGACGCGTTCGACGTGCTGGACCACATCCTGGCTCCGATGTATATCCGCGTCTTGTTCGGCATGGTCCCGCTCACCCCGGACTACGTCGACGGGCTGGTCGACCGATTGCTGTGACCTCGACCCGGTTCCCGCGATCACAGGTGTGATACTGGTGGGCTCGCCTATTCAACTGTCGCCAGTTCCCCGGGGAGTCCAGCCGCCGAGGCCCGGCTCCGTACGGTCGACCAGGTCGGCGCGCAGCCGAAGTGCCCGACGATCCCGAGCCCTTGGCCCGCGGCCCCGCCTGCGTCCCCGCAGCGGCGAGTACCACGCTCGGCTTCCTCGCGGCCACCTCACTGGGACACGGCTGGAGTGCCCCGGCCGTCGCCACGGTGTCCGTGGTCTGTACCATCGGCTGGACCTCGCGCCGGGCGATGAGCCGGTCCACGGCCGCCTTCGAGCGGGCCGGGGTCTCGGAGTCCGGCACTGCCAGCCGCTTCGTCCAGGCCGGGACCGCCGGGCCGTCGTAGCCGTACGACTCGCACCAGCCCAGCCACGACAGCACCGCCGCCCGGCGGGCGTTCCAGGTGTTGACCGCCGCGGTGCCCCACAGCCGTTCCAGGGCCTCGCCGATCTCGTCGTCCGCGACCGACCCCAGCGGGCGGGCCTCCCCGATCCGCTCGGCGGTCTTGCCGACGCCGGTCGCGTAGCTGCGGACCGTGTTCGGGTTGCGGAGCGAGTCGAGGAAGGCGTCGGCCGCCGCTCGGACGGTCAATGCCTTCCCGGCCGGCAGTTGCACGACGTGGGCACGGCTTCCCCCTTGCCACGGATAACAGGGCCGCTTCACGTACGGCCCGGAGAACGTCACCGCAGGTGACGAACCAAGCTCCGGTAGATAATGGGGCGTTATCTGCGGGACGACTTCAGGCGGATCGCGGAGCCGACACCCCGTCAGCCACCCACCAGGGCCGACGAAGGCTTAGCGCACGATCTGACACGGATGTTCCTCAACCCCCGATTACGGCGTAATCACCTGGGCGGCGGGCTGCCCGGGCCGGCGGAGTGATTACGGCGTAATCACCTGGGCGCGGCGGGCGCTACAGCCCCGTGCCGCCGGAGGCGTCGATGCACTGGCCCGTCACCCAGCGGGAGTCCGCGGAGGCGAGGAAGGCCACGATGTCCGCCACGTCGGCCGGCCGGCCCATCCTGCCGAACACGGAGAACGAGGCGTGCAGGGCCTCGGCCTCGGGTGTGGCCCAGCGCTGCTGGTTCAGGTCCGTCGTGATGAAGCCCGGCGCCACGCTGTTCACCGTGATCTGCCGTGGCCCCAACTCCTTGGCGAGCGTGCGGGTGAGGCCCTCCAGAGCCGCCTTGGCCATGGAGTAGGCGAGCGAGGTCGGCAGGGCGACCCGGGTGGCCGCGGAGCTGATGTTGACGATGCGGCCGCCCTCGCGCAGCCGCGGCAGCCCTTCCTGTACAAGGAACAGCGGTGCCCGGGCATGGACGGCCATGAGCCGGTCGAAGTCCTGTTCGGTCACCTCCGCCACGCCGCCCCGGACGTTGAAACCGGCGTTGTTGACCAGGATGTCCAGCGCGGCGGGCTCGCCCAGGGCGCGCAGGCCGGCGTCGAGCCGGTCGTACACCGTGCGGACGTCCTCGGGCACGCCGAGCGGGCCGTGCAACGGGAAGGCGCGTCCACCGTCGCCGGTGATCCGGGCGACGGTCTCGCGGGCCGACGACTCGTCGCTGCCGTAGTGCACGGCGACGAGCGCGCCGTCCGCCGCGAGCCGGCGGGCGATGGCCCGCCCGATGCCCCGCCCGCCGCCGGTGACCAGAGCCGTTCTGCCTGCCAGCATGCCCATCTTTCCCCCACCATGTCATGAGCGCGTCCATATCAATCCCCGCGACGAGCATACGCTGTTGTAAAAACCGCGCATCCGGTTTAATATCCGGAGCATCACTTCACATCGTGTGTGCATGGTTCGTGGCGGCTCGACGTCCGGGGGGTTCTGCGGTGAGCTTGCGGCATCTGCGTCTGATCGCGGTGAACATCGACGGAGTATTGCTGAACGACACCTTCAGTCCGGTCATCCACCGGATGGTGGTGCGCAACGGGGGCGTCTACACCGCGGAGCTGGAGCGGTCGGTGCTGTCGCAGCCGCAGCTCAGGGCCGCGGCGGCGCTGGGGGTACCGGGCACGCCCGAGGAGGTGGTGGAGGAGTACTTCCGGGAGCGCGCCGCCTACCTGGAGAACGACCCGGTGCGGGTCCTGGAGGGGGCCGGGGCCCTGCTGCAGCGCCTGCGTGCGACCGGCGCGCGGATGGTGTGCTACGGCGGGCTCGCCCGCGGCCACTTCGACCGTCATCTCGGCGCGTACGCCTCGTACTTCGACGGGCCGGGCTATGTGTGCACGGACGCCTTCCGGCCCGGCGTGCGGGAGATCGCCGAGGATGTCTTCGGGCTGCGCTGCGACGAGGCGCTGTTCATCGACGACGTGGCACGGGTGGCCGAGACGGCGCGGGTGCTGGGGGCGGCGTTCATCGGGCACCCGACCTCCTACGAGCACAGCTTCCAGCGGCAGTTGATGCAGCGGGCCGGGGTACGGCACCTGGTGCGGTCGCTGGACGACATCGACGGGCCGCTGGTGCGGACCCTGGACGCGGAAGCCGCCGAGGGCCGCCTGTGGTCCCGCCGGGCCGCGGTAGCGGGCCACGCCGGGCGGGTCGGGGCCGGCGCCTGAGCAGACCGGGGGCCGGGGGAGGACGAGAACGGCAGGAACTCCACAAAACCTGCACGAGGGATGGTTTTTGAGCCGGGTTCAGGCATCCGCCGCGGGTGCCCGAACCCGGCTCAGGTCTACGACACCGGGACTTCGGGTAGATGTCGCCTGGCCGACCTGACCAGCGCGAATGCACTCCGCCGAGAGGCCGGGTGCGAGAGGCCGACGCAAGGAGCGGGCAAACAACCGGGGAACTCGGGTCTGTCCTTTACCCGGGCATGGAGATAAGGTACCTCCTAGACGGTTTGTTTGTAGCGCTCCGGTGTACGGCTCCGGCTCGCGTGGCTCGGGTGTTAGGAAAGGGAGGTCCAGTGGCCCAGCAGGAACGTGCGGTCAGGACCCGTCGTGCAGTGCTCGAGGCCGCTGCGGAAGTCTTCGCGGAACACGGGTACACGTCGGCCACGGTCGCCGACATCCTCAAGACCGCCGGGGTGACCAAGGGCGCCCTGTACTTCCACTTCGACTCCAAGGAAGCGCTTGCCAAGGGCGTCCTGGAACTCCAGACGGACCAGGTGCTCCCCGAGCAGGAGATCAAGCTCCAGGAACTGGTCGACGTCGCGATGTCGGTGGCCCACCGGCTGGTGCACGAGCCCCTGCTGCGGGCCGGCGCCCGGCTCTCGTCGGACCCCATCGGCCGACGGCACTACGGCAGCGCCTGGCCGCTGTGGGTCGGCATGCTCACCGACATCCTGACCGTGGCCCACCAGCGGGGCGAGACCCTGGGGCACGTGGTGCCGCGGGAGGTCGCCGAGTTGGTGGTCAGCTCCTTCAACGGGGTGCAGCTGTATGCCCAGTTGGAGACCGGCCTGCACGACGTCGAGTACCGGGCCTCGGTCCTGCTGAAGCACCTGCTGCCGTCCATCGCCTCACCCGCGGTCCTGATGCGCCTGGACGTGGCCCCGGACCGGGGCGCCCGCATCACCCGCGAGGCGGTCCCGGCCTCGATGCCGGAGGCGGTGTCGGCCTGAACCCGAGCCGTACGACGGCGCCCCCGGCGCGGACCGACCGGTGACCGACCGGTCCGCGCCGGGGGCGCCGTCGTACCGGACCCGGCGAAGCAGCACGTGCCCGGCCTGCTCCTGCCGCCGCCGGAAGACGCCTGGCCGTCCGGCCGCCGTGGCGCTGGCCTCTGTCCGCAGGCCGCCGTGCTCCTCGGGGCGCGGGAGCGACTGAAGCGACCCAGGGGCGGAGTTCTCCTCGGGCGCGGCCGGTTTCTGCGCACGCCGATGCGGCGCCCCGGTCGGGGCACCGCACCGCTCACACGGTCGCCGGTGCCACGGCCACGGTGGAGGTGAAGACGACCGCACCGTCCTGACGGCCCGTCACAAGGACGCGTTCCCTGCCCCGCGGGCACGGGGGGAGGGCGCAGGCCTCGATCAGGCACGGGGCGCTGAGTTCCGCGTAGCGGGTGAACTCGCTGGTGACGGCCACCGGCAGGCAGTCGCGTCCCAGGAACGCGATGGTCGCCTGGCGGGCCGCCTCCAGCAGCACCATGCCCGGCACATGGTCGACGGGGTGGTCGAAGAGCACGGGGTGCCGGGTGTCCACCCGCAGCTGCCAGGAGTCGCGGGCCGGCACGGGGGACAGGACCACGCTCGTGGGAGACAGACGGCCGACGTCCTGGGGGGCCACCGGGCTCGTCAGCGGGATCGCCGCCGCACCGGTGTCGCCGATCCGCGGGGCCCGCAGGCGCTCGTAGACGGCGGGCGAGGCGCAGGTGAAGGTGGCGGCCGCGGTTCCGGCCGGCCGTCCGTCACGGTGGATCACGGCGTCGAAGTGAAGCCCTGCGAGGTTCTTGCCGCGGCGCTTGATGTCCGAGCAGGCGATCTCGATGGCGACGGCGGCCGGTTCGGCGCCGATGCGGAGCTGTTCGGCCTCGAGGTCGACCGAGAGGTCCCACATCAGGAACTGGTGGCCGAGCGGGACACCGAACTCCGTGTGCGCCACGAGGAGTCCCGCCTGCCGGATCGTTTCGGCTACCAGGAGCGGGTCGTGGTAGCCGTCGAGAGTGGCGAAAAAGCTGTGCAGCCGAGGCCACTGTGCGCTTACCGTGAAGTGCTGTTCGTCCACCCGGTCCCAGTCGGTGAGCATCACCTCGGCGATGCTGGCGCGATGCACGAATTCCTTCGGGACTGTGGTGGTCAGAGACGTGTAACGAGGCTCGACGATCCCCTGCAGGCTCCCGAGGTCGCTCTCCGCGCACCGGATGGAGGCTATGGCGGACTCGACACGGAACGTGCTCACAGACATGCCTGTTCCCCCTGAGCGTCGTTGGCGTGTATCTGTTGGTGCTTCCAGGCCTGTGAAGATACATACCACCCGGTTTACTTTCCAGCGGTACGAAGCCTTCCGCCCTCACGATTTCTGGAGGTGGTCGTTCCAGATCGGGCTACGGCCCGGTTTTCCGGGACCCGCCCCGTGGCAGCCGCCGGCGGCTTCGGCCGGTGGGACCTCGGACGATGCCGCGACCGACTGTAGCCCTTGTGCGGGAATCGTCGTCCGAATCCAAACTCCCCGTGTGTCGCTGGCCGGATGAGGCCTCGAGCTGTTCCTCAGCGCTTCTCGAGTGCCCTGATCAACGATGACAGGGCCGTGAGGGGGGAATCGCCGGATGGAGAGCGTACAAACCGTGCTACGCGTGGAACGCGGGCATGCCGATGAGGAGGAGCTGGCCGCCATCGCTGTGGTGCTGCTCGCTCTGCGGGCCTGCGGCCAGGAGGCGTCCGAGCAGCCGGAGCCGGCGGGCTGGAGCTGGTGGAAGCGGCCGAACGGCTATGCCTCGCCCGACAGTTGGCGGTGAGTCGACCGCCGCCCCAGGCATCCTCCACCGTAAGGAAACCTAACCGCATATGCGGTTTTAAATGTTCTCGATGGAACCGGGGCGGGATCTCCTCGGTCTTGTCCCAGGAAGGGACCAGAGATGGCGATGACGACTGCCCCTGCGCCGGCCGGGACAGCGCCGGCCGACATACGTGGTCATGTGGCTGAACTCCACGCGATACGGGCCCAGGCGACGGCCGGTCCCAGCGAGAAGGCGACCGCGGCGCAGCACGCCAAGGGGAAGCTGACGGCCCGGGAGCGGATCGAGCTGCTCCTGGACCCAGGGTCCTTCCAGGAGGTCGAGCAGCTGCGCCGGCATCGCGCGCAGGGGTTCGGGCTGGAGGCGAAGAAGCCGTACACCGACGGTGTGATCACCGGTTGGGGCACGGTGGAGGGCCGTACGGTCTTCGTGTACGCGCATGACTTCCGGATCTTCGGCGGTGCGCTGGGCGAGGCCCACGCGACGAAGATCCACAAGATCATGGACATGGCGATCGCGGCGGGTGCGCCGCTGGTGTCGCTGAACGACGGTGCCGGTGCCCGTATCCAGGAGGGTGTCAGCGCGCTGGCCGGGTACGGCGGCATCTTCCAGCGCAACACCAGGGCGTCGGGTGTCATCCCGCAGATCTCGGTGATGCTCGGCCCGTGCGCGGGCGGTGCGGCCTACAGTCCCGCCCTGACCGACTTCGTGTTCATGGTCCGTGAGACGTCCCAGATGTTCATCACCGGTCCGGACGTGGTCAAGGCGGTGACGGGCGAGGAGATCACCCAGAACGGCCTGGGCGGCGCGGACGTGCACGCCGAGACGTCCGGCGTGTGCCACTTCGCCTACGACGACGAGGAGACCTGCCTCGCCGAGGTCCGCTACCTCCTCTCGCTCCTGCCGCAGAACAACCGGGAGGCCGCGCCCCGGGTGCGCAGTGGCGACCCCGTCGACCGGCGCAGTGACGTGCTGCTCAGCCATGTGCCGGCGGACGGCAACCGGCCCTACGACATGGCCAGGGTGATCGAGGAGATCGTCGACGACGGCGAGTACCTCGAGGTCCACGAGCGCTGGGCGCGCAACATCATCTGCGCCCTGGCCCGCCTGGACGGCAGGACCGTGGGCATCGTCGCCAACCAGCCGCAGACCCTGGCCGGTGTGCTGGACATCGAGGCCAGCGAGAAGGCCGCACGCTTCGTGCAGATGTGCGACGCCTTCAACATCCCGATCGTCACCTTCCTGGACGTCCCCGGCTTCCTGCCCGGTGTCGACCAGGAGCACGGCGGCATCATCCGGCACGGCGCCAAGCTGCTCTACGCCTAC
Proteins encoded in this window:
- a CDS encoding DUF6009 family protein, whose translation is MSALIAEDEIAHEVDFVWLEDISRLDYVRQSLDRLPTRRSRPAYHRDGRMVGYALLGPEAKPSRSSGTFRRRVFWLLPHDRDTEPDGLYATGAPAEAVDPRTLAPGTKGRKTERSGGGPPPPAVQKLGITLPL
- a CDS encoding FAD-dependent oxidoreductase, with protein sequence MDYDVVVAGGGPVGLMLACELRLGGTRVAVLERLTEVNPTIKGGAITTPSAEALYRRGLLPALAKVHQQAIDRFQAFIRERNGGDAGGAAGQGLGIVGHFAGIMLRADLVDRTEPGLGDAGPAAEIAFVTQQDIERLLGERADELGVDVRQGVELTGFDADDEAVTVRTSHGAIRAGWLVGCDGGRSTVRKLAGFEFPGTDPEITCHQAVVEMTGAEDLKVGWTATDTGVYAHGPMPGRVVTVEFDGPPADRDAPVTTEDLQARLRHVSGVDVTITGVRTATRFTDHARQVTEYRKGRVLLAGDAAHVHSAFGSQGLSLGIGDAMNLGWKLAAVIGGRAPERLLDTYTSERHPVGAWVLNWTRSQVAAMRPDPQSRALREIVSDLAETVAGTTYLTARLNGGGVRYKMPGEHPLTGRSTPDLELTDGSRLADHLHGGRALLLDLTDDPELRALAAGYASRVHTLTAGCPSRPELAAVLVRPDGFTAWAADAGAQAPTSTAGLAEALEEWFGVPAGAVTPG
- a CDS encoding Vgb family protein, with translation MTHVTVEEHTVADRVAGPYALTTGPDGALWFTLVQSGRIGRLVPGEEPASHRLDPDCGPTVITPGPDGALWFTETAADRIGRITIDGDIDEFDVPTPGCGPFGIAAGPDGALWFTETAADRIGRITIDGDVTEFPLPVTGAFPSAITAGGDGGMWFTLNQATAIGRIDMNGAVTLHSLPTKEAAPVGIAAGRDGALWFTEIAAGQIGRITPDGQITEFPLPDRAARPHAVTVDEQGTAWFTEWGGNRVGTITPDGSVTVHDLPTPRSEPHGITVGPDGALWTALEIGALARIAPVGSAT
- a CDS encoding CatB-related O-acetyltransferase; the protein is MSPDPTTVHPLPAHERVAFLKPLVTSPNIDVGDYTYYDDPDGATDFERRNVLYAYGPERLVIGKYCAIASGTTFLMAGAGHPAMGVSTYPFTMFGGRWAEQTLDIVTAMPSRGDTVVGNDVWFGYRATVMAGVRIGDGAIIAAGAMVTADVPPYTIVGGNPARPIRQRFTDADIERLRRASWWDWPADLVTEHARTIMAGTPADIQRIAAEHGLGRPL
- a CDS encoding TetR/AcrR family transcriptional regulator, with translation MNERQRARRPGGRSARVGTQVHQAVTDLISEHGYGNFTVGDVAARAGVADSSIYRRWGSLETLLTDVALTRLNAQSPMPDTGSLAGDLRTYAAQVAREITGPDGPAVLHLAVALSSSGQLQAGDDLRAERMRQLQSMLDRARERGEHAPDAFDVLDHILAPMYIRVLFGMVPLTPDYVDGLVDRLL
- a CDS encoding SDR family oxidoreductase; translation: MLAGRTALVTGGGRGIGRAIARRLAADGALVAVHYGSDESSARETVARITGDGGRAFPLHGPLGVPEDVRTVYDRLDAGLRALGEPAALDILVNNAGFNVRGGVAEVTEQDFDRLMAVHARAPLFLVQEGLPRLREGGRIVNISSAATRVALPTSLAYSMAKAALEGLTRTLAKELGPRQITVNSVAPGFITTDLNQQRWATPEAEALHASFSVFGRMGRPADVADIVAFLASADSRWVTGQCIDASGGTGL
- a CDS encoding HAD family hydrolase, which translates into the protein MSLRHLRLIAVNIDGVLLNDTFSPVIHRMVVRNGGVYTAELERSVLSQPQLRAAAALGVPGTPEEVVEEYFRERAAYLENDPVRVLEGAGALLQRLRATGARMVCYGGLARGHFDRHLGAYASYFDGPGYVCTDAFRPGVREIAEDVFGLRCDEALFIDDVARVAETARVLGAAFIGHPTSYEHSFQRQLMQRAGVRHLVRSLDDIDGPLVRTLDAEAAEGRLWSRRAAVAGHAGRVGAGA